GTCAACGAGAGCCTGATCTACACCTGGAAGACCCAGTTTCTGGAGGCGGGCCGTGCCCGCCTCGCCGGTGACCGCCAGGATCAGGGCGCGACCACCTTGGAACGGGAGAACGACCGCAGGGGGCGCATCGTGGCCGAACAGGAACTGGAGCTCGATATCGCGCGAAACGTGCGGCGG
This genomic window from Deinococcus ruber contains:
- a CDS encoding transposase, which encodes MLRGDLGVAEAARQHGVNESLIYTWKTQFLEAGRARLAGDRQDQGATTLERENDRRGRIVAEQELELDIARNVRRL